Proteins encoded in a region of the Balaenoptera musculus isolate JJ_BM4_2016_0621 chromosome 21, mBalMus1.pri.v3, whole genome shotgun sequence genome:
- the TACC1 gene encoding transforming acidic coiled-coil-containing protein 1 isoform X9 — protein sequence MGGAHSQSPRGREPAAERPPRPREIASDSEGNFETPEAETPIRSPCKESCDSHLELAGPGAKTQDSQEVDEQLVAEVVEKWSSEAGSRPSENKAAQHATESYSVKGFREEPEHDVSKISVVRPFSVETKNSTAPRGPPGPAAAHGCAAAVLGQAGLCPHAPGAAQDQAMTEGAMGATLEASAEGDPEAGSPCPEPGASRSRLRKPRPIPPRKKAAGGGVSEAHPDPEGARLPRADRQSGPDGAAGNTATPALLGGDRSQQCPPEVRETPCAPGGDTRDSGAELLEAVRSSPLKLEFDFTEDVETVESRKGLPRKPGRKPGSRVTPKVQKDGAGEPAGAPGAGASSEPGPRPCPGESPDFGPFGSHSPLQRSPLLSAQGSYRFDPDHFDESMDPFKPALTLTSSDFGSPAGSHISEILESPKKAKSRLITSGCKVKKYEAQSLALDGCSQDEGAVISQISDISNRDGHATDEEKLASTSSGQKPIGAEGKGTEKETCQQMEKDGPAVPALLDSLGEKGPVSVACGGESPLDGICLSESDKTAVLTLIREEIITKEMEANEWKKKYEETRQEVLEMRKIVAEYEETIAQMIEDEQRTSMTSQKSFQQLTMEKEQALADLNSVERSLSDLFRRYENLKGVLEGFKKNEEALKKCAQDYLARVKQEEQRYQALKIHAEEKLDKANEEIAQVRTKAKAESAALHAGLRKEQMKVESLERALQQKNQEIEELTKICDELIAKLGKTD from the exons acTCACAAGAAGTGGACGAACAGCTGGTAGCAGAAGTGGTTGAAAAATGGTCATCTGAGGCTGGTTCTAGACCCTCAGAAAACAAGGCAGCTCAGCACGCTACTGAGTCTTACTCAGTCAAGGGTTTCAGAGAAGAACCTGAACACGATGTGAGCAAAATCTCTGTCGTGAGGCCGTTTTCCGTAGAAACCAAGAATTCCACGGCGCCCCGGGGGCCGCCTGGCCCAGCAGCGGCTCATGGCTGCGCGGCCGCGGTCCTAGGCCAGGCCGGGCTCTGCCCCCACGCGCCGGGCGCCGCCCAGGACCAGGCAATGACCGAGGGCGCCATGGGGGCCACGCTGGAGGCCTCGGCGGAAGGCGACCCGGAGGCGGGGAGCCCGTGTCCGGAGCCCGGGGCCAGCAGAAGCAGGCTGCGGAAGCCCAGGCCCATCCCCCCGAGGAAGAAGGCGGCAGGCGGCGGGGTCTCCGAAGCCCACCCCGACCCGGAGGGCGCGCGTCTTCCCCGGGCGGACCGCCAGTCCGGTCCCGACGGAGCGGCTGGGAACACCGCCACCCCTGCCCTGCTAGGAGGTGACAGGAGCCAGCAGTGTCCCCCCGAGGTGAGGGAGACACCGTGTGCCCCCGGCGGTGACACCCGCGACTCAGGGGCTGAGCTGCTGGAGGCGGTGAGGAGCTCCCCTCTGAAACTGGAGTTTGACTTCACGGAAGACGTGGAGACTGTGGAGTCCAGGAAAGGCCTCCCGAGGAAACCCGGCCGGAAACCGGGCAGCAGGGTGACGCCCAAGGTTCAGAAAGACGGCGCCGGGGAGCCAGCAGGCGCCCCGGGGGCAGGGGCGTCCTCAGAGCCGGGTCCCCGCCCGTGTCCCGGGGAGAGCCCCGACTTCGGGCCCTTTGGAAGCCACTCCCCGCTGCAGCGCTCGCCCCTGCTCTCGGCTCAGGGCTCCTACCGCTTTGACCCAGATCACTTTGACGAATCCATGGATCCCTTTAAACCCGCTCTGACTTTAACGAGCAGTGACTTTGGTTCTCCCGCCGGTAGTCATATTAGTGAAATCTTAGAATCACCCAAGAAGGCAAAGTCGCGTTTGATAAC gaGTGGCTGTAAGGTGAAGAAATACGAAGCCCAGTCTCTGGCTTTGGATGGGTGTTCTCAG GATGAAGGAGCAGTGATCTCCCAGATTTCAGACATTTCTAACAGGGATGGCCATGCTACCGACGAGGAGAAGCTGGCGTCCACGTCATCTGGTCAGAAACCCATTGGGGCCGAGGGGAAAG GCACTGAGAAGGAGACGTGCCAGCAGATGGAGAAGGATGGACCCGCCGTGCCC GCACTGCTGGATTCCCTGGGGGAGAAGGGCCCTGTGTCCGTGGCCTGTGGAGGGGAGAGCCCGCTGGACGGCATCTGCCTCAGTGAATCAGACAAGACCGCCGTGCTCACCCTGATACGAGAAGAG ATAATCACTAAAGAGATGGAAGcaaatgaatggaagaaaaaatacgAAGAAACCCGACAAGAAGTCTTGGAGATGAG gaaAATTGTGGCTGAGTATGAGGAGACCATTGCCCAAATGATCG AAGATGAACAGAGGACGAGTATGACCTCTCAGAAGAGCTTCCAGCAGCTGACCATGGAGAAGGAGCAGGCCCTGGCCGACCTAAACTCGGTGGAAAGGTCCCTCTCCGACCTGTTCAGGAGATACGAGAACCTGAAAGGCGTCCTGGAAGGGTTCAAGAAG AACGAAGAAGCCTTGAAAAAATGTGCTCAGGATTACTTAGCCAGAGTTAAACAAGAAGAGCAGCGGTATCAGGCCCTGAAAATCCACGCGGAGGAAAAACTGGACAA AGCCAATGAGGAGATTGCTCAGGTTCGAACAAAAGCAAAGGCTGAGAGTGCCGCTCTCCACGCGGGGCTCCGGAAAGAGCAGATGAAGGTGGAGTCCCTGGAAAGGGCCCTTCAGCAGAAG AACCAAGAAATTGAAGAACTGACGAAAATCTGTGACGAGCTGATTGCGAAGCTGGGAAAGACGGACTGA
- the TACC1 gene encoding transforming acidic coiled-coil-containing protein 1 isoform X13, whose translation MGGAHSQSPRGREPAAERPPRPREIASGCKVKKYEAQSLALDGCSQDEGAVISQISDISNRDGHATDEEKLASTSSGQKPIGAEGKGTEKETCQQMEKDGPAVPALLDSLGEKGPVSVACGGESPLDGICLSESDKTAVLTLIREEIITKEMEANEWKKKYEETRQEVLEMRKIVAEYEETIAQMIEDEQRTSMTSQKSFQQLTMEKEQALADLNSVERSLSDLFRRYENLKGVLEGFKKNEEALKKCAQDYLARVKQEEQRYQALKIHAEEKLDKANEEIAQVRTKAKAESAALHAGLRKEQMKVESLERALQQKNQEIEELTKICDELIAKLGKTD comes from the exons gaGTGGCTGTAAGGTGAAGAAATACGAAGCCCAGTCTCTGGCTTTGGATGGGTGTTCTCAG GATGAAGGAGCAGTGATCTCCCAGATTTCAGACATTTCTAACAGGGATGGCCATGCTACCGACGAGGAGAAGCTGGCGTCCACGTCATCTGGTCAGAAACCCATTGGGGCCGAGGGGAAAG GCACTGAGAAGGAGACGTGCCAGCAGATGGAGAAGGATGGACCCGCCGTGCCC GCACTGCTGGATTCCCTGGGGGAGAAGGGCCCTGTGTCCGTGGCCTGTGGAGGGGAGAGCCCGCTGGACGGCATCTGCCTCAGTGAATCAGACAAGACCGCCGTGCTCACCCTGATACGAGAAGAG ATAATCACTAAAGAGATGGAAGcaaatgaatggaagaaaaaatacgAAGAAACCCGACAAGAAGTCTTGGAGATGAG gaaAATTGTGGCTGAGTATGAGGAGACCATTGCCCAAATGATCG AAGATGAACAGAGGACGAGTATGACCTCTCAGAAGAGCTTCCAGCAGCTGACCATGGAGAAGGAGCAGGCCCTGGCCGACCTAAACTCGGTGGAAAGGTCCCTCTCCGACCTGTTCAGGAGATACGAGAACCTGAAAGGCGTCCTGGAAGGGTTCAAGAAG AACGAAGAAGCCTTGAAAAAATGTGCTCAGGATTACTTAGCCAGAGTTAAACAAGAAGAGCAGCGGTATCAGGCCCTGAAAATCCACGCGGAGGAAAAACTGGACAA AGCCAATGAGGAGATTGCTCAGGTTCGAACAAAAGCAAAGGCTGAGAGTGCCGCTCTCCACGCGGGGCTCCGGAAAGAGCAGATGAAGGTGGAGTCCCTGGAAAGGGCCCTTCAGCAGAAG AACCAAGAAATTGAAGAACTGACGAAAATCTGTGACGAGCTGATTGCGAAGCTGGGAAAGACGGACTGA
- the TACC1 gene encoding transforming acidic coiled-coil-containing protein 1 isoform X7 — MGGAHSQSPRGREPAAERPPRPREIASDSEGNFETPEAETPIRSPCKESCDSHLELAGPGAKTQDSQEVDEQLVAEVVEKWSSEAGSRPSENKAAQHATESYSVKGFREEPEHDVSKISVVRPFSVETKNSTAPRGPPGPAAAHGCAAAVLGQAGLCPHAPGAAQDQAMTEGAMGATLEASAEGDPEAGSPCPEPGASRSRLRKPRPIPPRKKAAGGGVSEAHPDPEGARLPRADRQSGPDGAAGNTATPALLGGDRSQQCPPEVRETPCAPGGDTRDSGAELLEAVRSSPLKLEFDFTEDVETVESRKGLPRKPGRKPGSRVTPKVQKDGAGEPAGAPGAGASSEPGPRPCPGESPDFGPFGSHSPLQRSPLLSAQGSYRFDPDHFDESMDPFKPALTLTSSDFGSPAGSHISEILESPKKAKSRLITSGCKVKKYEAQSLALDGCSQDEGAVISQISDISNRDGHATDEEKLASTSSGQKPIGAEGKGEPEDDLEYFECSNVPVSAINHAFSSSEAGTEKETCQQMEKDGPAVPALLDSLGEKGPVSVACGGESPLDGICLSESDKTAVLTLIREEIITKEMEANEWKKKYEETRQEVLEMRKIVAEYEETIAQMIEDEQRTSMTSQKSFQQLTMEKEQALADLNSVERSLSDLFRRYENLKGVLEGFKKNEEALKKCAQDYLARVKQEEQRYQALKIHAEEKLDKANEEIAQVRTKAKAESAALHAGLRKEQMKVESLERALQQKNQEIEELTKICDELIAKLGKTD; from the exons acTCACAAGAAGTGGACGAACAGCTGGTAGCAGAAGTGGTTGAAAAATGGTCATCTGAGGCTGGTTCTAGACCCTCAGAAAACAAGGCAGCTCAGCACGCTACTGAGTCTTACTCAGTCAAGGGTTTCAGAGAAGAACCTGAACACGATGTGAGCAAAATCTCTGTCGTGAGGCCGTTTTCCGTAGAAACCAAGAATTCCACGGCGCCCCGGGGGCCGCCTGGCCCAGCAGCGGCTCATGGCTGCGCGGCCGCGGTCCTAGGCCAGGCCGGGCTCTGCCCCCACGCGCCGGGCGCCGCCCAGGACCAGGCAATGACCGAGGGCGCCATGGGGGCCACGCTGGAGGCCTCGGCGGAAGGCGACCCGGAGGCGGGGAGCCCGTGTCCGGAGCCCGGGGCCAGCAGAAGCAGGCTGCGGAAGCCCAGGCCCATCCCCCCGAGGAAGAAGGCGGCAGGCGGCGGGGTCTCCGAAGCCCACCCCGACCCGGAGGGCGCGCGTCTTCCCCGGGCGGACCGCCAGTCCGGTCCCGACGGAGCGGCTGGGAACACCGCCACCCCTGCCCTGCTAGGAGGTGACAGGAGCCAGCAGTGTCCCCCCGAGGTGAGGGAGACACCGTGTGCCCCCGGCGGTGACACCCGCGACTCAGGGGCTGAGCTGCTGGAGGCGGTGAGGAGCTCCCCTCTGAAACTGGAGTTTGACTTCACGGAAGACGTGGAGACTGTGGAGTCCAGGAAAGGCCTCCCGAGGAAACCCGGCCGGAAACCGGGCAGCAGGGTGACGCCCAAGGTTCAGAAAGACGGCGCCGGGGAGCCAGCAGGCGCCCCGGGGGCAGGGGCGTCCTCAGAGCCGGGTCCCCGCCCGTGTCCCGGGGAGAGCCCCGACTTCGGGCCCTTTGGAAGCCACTCCCCGCTGCAGCGCTCGCCCCTGCTCTCGGCTCAGGGCTCCTACCGCTTTGACCCAGATCACTTTGACGAATCCATGGATCCCTTTAAACCCGCTCTGACTTTAACGAGCAGTGACTTTGGTTCTCCCGCCGGTAGTCATATTAGTGAAATCTTAGAATCACCCAAGAAGGCAAAGTCGCGTTTGATAAC gaGTGGCTGTAAGGTGAAGAAATACGAAGCCCAGTCTCTGGCTTTGGATGGGTGTTCTCAG GATGAAGGAGCAGTGATCTCCCAGATTTCAGACATTTCTAACAGGGATGGCCATGCTACCGACGAGGAGAAGCTGGCGTCCACGTCATCTGGTCAGAAACCCATTGGGGCCGAGGGGAAAGGTGAGCCAGAGGACGACCTGGAGTACTTTGAATGTTCCAATGTTCCCGTGTCTGCCATAAATCATGCGTTTTCATCCTCAGAAGCAG GCACTGAGAAGGAGACGTGCCAGCAGATGGAGAAGGATGGACCCGCCGTGCCC GCACTGCTGGATTCCCTGGGGGAGAAGGGCCCTGTGTCCGTGGCCTGTGGAGGGGAGAGCCCGCTGGACGGCATCTGCCTCAGTGAATCAGACAAGACCGCCGTGCTCACCCTGATACGAGAAGAG ATAATCACTAAAGAGATGGAAGcaaatgaatggaagaaaaaatacgAAGAAACCCGACAAGAAGTCTTGGAGATGAG gaaAATTGTGGCTGAGTATGAGGAGACCATTGCCCAAATGATCG AAGATGAACAGAGGACGAGTATGACCTCTCAGAAGAGCTTCCAGCAGCTGACCATGGAGAAGGAGCAGGCCCTGGCCGACCTAAACTCGGTGGAAAGGTCCCTCTCCGACCTGTTCAGGAGATACGAGAACCTGAAAGGCGTCCTGGAAGGGTTCAAGAAG AACGAAGAAGCCTTGAAAAAATGTGCTCAGGATTACTTAGCCAGAGTTAAACAAGAAGAGCAGCGGTATCAGGCCCTGAAAATCCACGCGGAGGAAAAACTGGACAA AGCCAATGAGGAGATTGCTCAGGTTCGAACAAAAGCAAAGGCTGAGAGTGCCGCTCTCCACGCGGGGCTCCGGAAAGAGCAGATGAAGGTGGAGTCCCTGGAAAGGGCCCTTCAGCAGAAG AACCAAGAAATTGAAGAACTGACGAAAATCTGTGACGAGCTGATTGCGAAGCTGGGAAAGACGGACTGA